One window of the Desulfurispira natronophila genome contains the following:
- a CDS encoding deoxyribonuclease IV, which produces MLISSPIIGAHVSVAGGLHLAPERAHSIGANGIQIFTRNQRTWRAKPISNDELKAFQAAIKDYPLQSITSHASYLLNLANPHAEPWERSIVALAQEYERCQILNIPLLVIHPGAHLDSGLEAGIKRIAAALDRVLGNVDEGPTLLLENVAGQGTTIGRTFDELASIIGAMDHGHRTGFCLDTAHAYAAGYDLSSESGFASTMEELARTLGGERLHMLHINDSKVPLNSRKDRHAPLGHGHMGWSAFARLLQDPLTAQLPMILETPSGMEGWATEIAQLRQLTSNNTR; this is translated from the coding sequence GTGCTTATATCCTCCCCTATTATAGGTGCTCATGTCAGCGTTGCTGGTGGACTTCACCTTGCTCCTGAGCGAGCTCACTCTATCGGCGCCAATGGCATTCAGATATTTACCCGCAACCAGCGCACCTGGCGAGCCAAACCCATTTCCAACGATGAACTGAAGGCATTTCAAGCGGCCATAAAAGACTATCCATTGCAAAGCATAACGTCCCACGCTTCCTATTTACTCAATCTGGCTAACCCCCATGCTGAGCCTTGGGAGCGCTCTATAGTGGCCCTTGCACAGGAATATGAGCGATGCCAAATACTGAATATTCCCCTTTTGGTCATCCATCCAGGGGCCCATCTGGACTCGGGACTTGAGGCTGGAATAAAGCGAATAGCTGCGGCGCTGGACCGAGTGCTGGGCAATGTGGATGAGGGCCCCACGCTCCTTCTGGAGAATGTTGCCGGTCAGGGAACTACCATAGGCCGTACTTTTGATGAGCTGGCAAGCATTATTGGGGCCATGGACCATGGGCATCGGACAGGATTCTGTCTTGATACTGCTCATGCTTATGCGGCTGGCTACGACCTGTCCTCTGAGTCTGGCTTTGCTTCCACAATGGAAGAGTTGGCTCGTACCTTAGGGGGTGAGCGCTTACACATGCTTCACATTAACGACTCCAAAGTTCCCTTGAACTCACGCAAGGATCGGCATGCCCCGCTTGGGCATGGGCACATGGGCTGGTCTGCCTTTGCGCGACTGCTGCAGGACCCACTGACAGCGCAGCTCCCTATGATCCTGGAAACACCTTCGGGCATGGAGGGTTGGGCAACGGAGATTGCCCAATTGCGTCAACTGACTAGCAATAATACTCGTTAA
- the mrdA gene encoding penicillin-binding protein 2, which translates to MVVLNERRDHHPYLYTRLLVLLGLIILGFLILGLRLWHIQIVQHEALSQRAEINRIRTYEVKAHRGKIFDRNEVLLVENVPSYNLTVVKENVNDLDAVVELLVERFEIDEADFRSKYRRANRFRPIIVKRDISFEEVSFIEARQFEYPGLRVDTAPKRHYIKDRMASNVFGYLGEISESELKNQRFMGYSSGDLVGKAGVELTYEHFLRGISGRVTYEVDAVNRPMRIIDQMDPISGTDLRLSLDYRLQKRMDELYENFAGAAVAMDVRDGRILAIGSYPNFNPNLFATGISRKDWNYLMSHNHHPLQDKSIRGIYPPGSLFKMIPALAGLELGVFDETTTTNFPGYFEYGGRHYRDWRRTGHGVTDVYKSLEESVDSFYYYHSLEIGINNMAKYGRMFGLGQRTGIDIPGERPGILPTRDWKLRHRGEVWYPGDTIPASIGQGYVTLTPLQLTVMTAAIANGGKVLVPRLVTHIGDEEQEPPPGVQADVDPRNLAIIQEGMRRVIYGEQGTGRHLRHPRISMAGKSATSQVIGLDPEEEYDEDNIYVGHRSHAWFAGYAPLEDPKIAVLVFVQNGGPGARTAGPIFRDLIVYALDELKIP; encoded by the coding sequence GCCTGCTTGTTTTGCTGGGATTGATTATACTGGGCTTCCTTATTTTGGGCTTGCGTCTTTGGCACATCCAGATTGTTCAGCACGAGGCTTTGTCCCAGCGTGCCGAAATAAATCGGATTCGCACCTATGAAGTCAAAGCTCACCGCGGCAAAATTTTCGATCGCAATGAAGTACTGTTGGTAGAGAATGTTCCCAGCTACAACTTAACGGTTGTCAAAGAGAACGTGAACGACCTGGACGCTGTAGTAGAACTGCTGGTCGAACGTTTTGAAATTGACGAGGCTGACTTTCGCAGCAAATATCGCCGCGCCAATCGCTTTCGTCCCATTATAGTCAAGCGGGACATCAGCTTTGAGGAAGTGTCTTTTATAGAAGCACGCCAGTTCGAATACCCAGGATTACGCGTGGATACTGCACCCAAGCGCCACTACATCAAGGACCGTATGGCCTCCAATGTTTTTGGCTACCTCGGGGAGATCAGTGAAAGTGAGCTAAAGAATCAGAGGTTCATGGGATACTCTTCGGGTGACCTGGTAGGTAAGGCAGGAGTTGAACTCACGTACGAACACTTTTTACGTGGCATCTCCGGTCGAGTCACTTATGAAGTTGATGCCGTTAATCGCCCCATGCGAATCATCGACCAAATGGATCCTATTTCTGGCACTGATTTACGACTCTCACTTGACTATCGACTGCAAAAGCGAATGGATGAACTTTATGAAAACTTTGCTGGAGCAGCAGTCGCCATGGATGTAAGAGATGGGCGAATTCTTGCTATTGGCAGCTACCCCAACTTCAACCCCAATCTTTTTGCTACTGGTATCAGTCGTAAAGACTGGAATTACCTCATGTCTCACAACCACCACCCACTACAAGACAAATCTATTCGTGGTATTTACCCTCCGGGAAGTCTTTTCAAGATGATACCCGCCTTGGCTGGCCTTGAGCTGGGGGTATTTGATGAAACTACCACGACCAACTTCCCAGGCTATTTTGAGTATGGTGGCCGGCACTATCGAGACTGGAGACGTACCGGACACGGGGTGACCGATGTCTATAAGTCCCTGGAAGAAAGTGTAGACTCTTTCTACTACTACCACAGCCTGGAGATAGGTATAAACAATATGGCCAAGTACGGCCGCATGTTTGGTTTAGGGCAGCGCACCGGTATCGACATCCCGGGCGAGCGCCCAGGCATTTTGCCTACTCGTGATTGGAAGCTTCGGCACCGCGGAGAAGTCTGGTATCCAGGAGACACTATTCCTGCCAGTATTGGGCAAGGCTATGTTACCCTGACACCCCTGCAACTTACAGTAATGACAGCTGCCATCGCCAACGGTGGTAAGGTTCTGGTTCCGCGTCTTGTTACCCATATCGGTGATGAGGAACAGGAACCCCCGCCTGGCGTGCAGGCAGATGTGGATCCACGCAATCTGGCCATTATTCAGGAGGGTATGCGACGAGTTATCTATGGAGAGCAAGGAACAGGAAGGCACCTGCGCCATCCCCGGATTAGCATGGCGGGAAAAAGTGCTACATCACAAGTTATTGGTCTGGATCCAGAGGAGGAGTATGATGAAGATAATATTTATGTGGGTCACCGCTCCCATGCCTGGTTTGCCGGGTACGCTCCCCTTGAAGATCCCAAGATAGCCGTGCTCGTCTTTGTGCAGAATGGTGGCCCCGGGGCTCGTACCGCCGGCCCTATCTTTCGCGACCTTATCGTATACGCTTTGGATGAGCTGAAAATACCGTAA
- a CDS encoding complex I NDUFA9 subunit family protein codes for MKIAVTGGTGFVGSRIVKELVSAGHEVRLLVRKPLSPRAGVETVMGNVEEPDSLLPLVNGCDAIIHLVGIIREFPPTITYEGLHSQATQNMLQVARAEGVKRFVHMSALGSSLESNSAYHRTKCAAEQAVRQSELDYTIFKPSVIFGPQDEFINMLLRFLRMPVVPIIGDGKYQLQPVSVENIAQAFTRCLGQAEAVGKTYEVGGPKRYSYVELVDSLAQLKGKAKPLKIHQPVSLMEFSAKTLGRFAFFPISTDQLRMLLQGSTTDETDVFTDFDIAPWSLEDKFNEYYC; via the coding sequence ATGAAAATAGCTGTTACCGGAGGGACTGGCTTTGTCGGTTCCCGCATAGTAAAGGAGCTTGTCAGTGCCGGACATGAAGTGCGACTACTCGTTCGCAAACCCCTGAGCCCAAGGGCCGGCGTGGAAACCGTGATGGGTAATGTAGAAGAGCCAGATTCTCTGTTACCTTTAGTAAACGGATGCGATGCCATTATTCACCTGGTGGGCATTATCAGGGAGTTTCCCCCGACCATTACCTACGAAGGCCTCCACTCCCAGGCTACCCAAAACATGCTTCAAGTAGCCAGGGCTGAGGGTGTAAAGCGCTTTGTACACATGTCCGCCCTTGGCTCAAGCCTTGAATCCAACAGCGCCTATCACCGCACGAAGTGCGCCGCAGAACAAGCAGTTCGCCAAAGTGAACTGGATTATACAATTTTCAAACCCAGTGTCATCTTCGGGCCACAGGATGAGTTTATCAACATGCTGCTGCGGTTTCTGAGAATGCCCGTTGTGCCAATTATTGGTGACGGGAAGTATCAGCTTCAGCCTGTAAGCGTGGAAAACATAGCACAGGCCTTTACCCGTTGCCTTGGGCAGGCAGAAGCAGTAGGCAAGACCTATGAGGTTGGCGGCCCCAAGCGGTATTCCTACGTTGAGCTGGTAGACTCACTGGCCCAACTTAAAGGCAAAGCAAAACCCTTGAAAATTCATCAACCAGTTTCACTGATGGAATTTTCTGCCAAAACCCTGGGGCGTTTTGCCTTTTTCCCTATATCTACTGACCAGCTGCGCATGTTGCTTCAAGGATCGACTACAGATGAAACTGATGTTTTCACTGACTTTGACATTGCCCCCTGGAGCTTGGAGGATAAATTTAACGAGTATTATTGCTAG